From Saprospiraceae bacterium, one genomic window encodes:
- a CDS encoding efflux RND transporter periplasmic adaptor subunit: MSKWRNKWIWSAAIVIAMLLVAVFYKTKTRPKGIEVTIEQVFKRTLTETVSASGKIYPEKEIKISSDVSGEITELFVEEGDSVTMGQILARINPDVYESAVERTTAGVNVARSQAKATMVNIKAAQAQRDQIRSQLQNANNILERSKKLYQQGVISKAELETAETNSQNLESNLRSAEANVEAMIRQSEGSGYGVKDAEAMLKEQKTNLGRTILKAPVSGIVSQLSVERGERVVGTVQMSGTEMMRIADLSVMEVQIEVSENDIVRIEKGNQADIEVDAWKNKNFTGYVTEISNSATNLGAVQLTNDQVAKFIVKVRIDSSSYRDLLKEKGSSPFKPGMSATVEIKTFTVENALSVPIQSVRAFNPDEENQKTEKKISEVDTKGIPNDPSQQTIELNKSKYLEAVFVKSGDTVIRKQVTTGIQDQNYIEIKQGLMEKEEVISGPYSAISRDLKNGSRIRLKKE; encoded by the coding sequence ATGAGTAAGTGGCGCAACAAATGGATCTGGTCTGCTGCAATAGTTATTGCAATGCTTTTAGTTGCGGTGTTTTACAAAACCAAAACCAGGCCCAAGGGGATTGAAGTAACTATTGAGCAGGTATTCAAAAGAACTCTCACAGAAACGGTTTCCGCCAGTGGTAAAATATATCCTGAAAAAGAAATTAAAATCTCATCTGATGTTTCAGGAGAGATCACTGAACTTTTTGTAGAGGAAGGTGATTCTGTGACCATGGGTCAAATCCTTGCAAGAATTAATCCGGATGTCTATGAGTCAGCAGTTGAACGCACTACCGCAGGAGTAAATGTAGCCAGGTCTCAGGCAAAAGCCACCATGGTCAATATTAAAGCAGCCCAAGCTCAAAGGGACCAAATAAGATCTCAATTACAGAATGCAAATAATATTTTAGAGCGCAGCAAAAAATTATACCAGCAAGGCGTGATTTCCAAAGCAGAATTGGAAACTGCAGAGACCAATTCCCAAAATCTTGAATCCAATTTGCGTTCTGCAGAAGCCAATGTAGAGGCTATGATCAGGCAGTCAGAGGGCTCAGGTTATGGTGTGAAAGATGCGGAAGCAATGTTGAAAGAACAAAAAACAAATTTGGGAAGAACCATTCTAAAAGCTCCTGTCAGCGGTATTGTATCCCAGCTAAGTGTAGAAAGAGGAGAAAGAGTCGTAGGGACGGTCCAAATGTCAGGCACAGAAATGATGCGCATTGCAGATCTCAGTGTCATGGAGGTTCAAATTGAAGTCAGCGAGAATGACATCGTAAGAATTGAAAAAGGAAATCAAGCCGATATTGAAGTGGATGCCTGGAAAAATAAAAATTTTACTGGTTATGTCACAGAAATTTCGAATAGCGCCACCAATTTAGGAGCAGTGCAATTGACAAATGATCAGGTGGCCAAATTTATAGTAAAAGTTAGAATTGACAGCAGTTCCTACAGAGATTTATTAAAAGAAAAAGGCTCATCACCATTCAAACCCGGAATGTCCGCAACTGTTGAGATAAAAACCTTTACTGTAGAAAATGCGCTGTCGGTACCTATTCAATCCGTAAGAGCCTTCAATCCGGATGAGGAGAATCAGAAAACTGAAAAGAAGATTTCAGAAGTCGATACCAAAGGAATTCCCAATGACCCAAGCCAACAGACTATAGAATTAAACAAAAGTAAATATTTAGAGGCAGTCTTTGTCAAGTCCGGAGATACAGTGATCAGAAAGCAAGTAACAACAGGAATCCAAGATCAAAATTATATAGAAATCAAGCAAGGACTGATGGAAAAGGAAGAAGTGATTAGCGGTCCTTACTCAGCCATTAGCCGAGATTTAAAAAATGGAAGCAGAATTCGCCTCAAAAAGGAATAG
- a CDS encoding fatty acid desaturase, translated as MSIEKQEFISKVKIALRTLKEYQVPDHRKALIQIINSFGPFIGIWAFVYVLWDYSIIASLLLCVLNSFFLVRIFIIQHDCGHQTFVSSKNARHIIGYICSLMSSVPYFYWAKSHHFHHQNNGMLEVRDIGDIDTLTVEEFSKLSKFNQFKYKVYRSPLVMFLLGPIYYIFIHNRLPLVQLKEFKKYNLSLYLNNLVHAAFIVLLCVLLEWQKVLFIHFITLSLFSIIAIWFFYIQHQHEEGYKEWKNRWEFMYAAIKGSTYYKLPGIINWLTGNIAIHHIHHLNPSIPNYHLKKCLDRIPWFTSFTTQLGFIESLKLASHKLWDENQKRMISFREYNQMVRLGLVKI; from the coding sequence ATGAGTATTGAAAAGCAAGAATTTATATCAAAAGTTAAAATAGCACTCAGAACGCTTAAAGAATATCAGGTTCCTGACCATAGAAAAGCTTTGATTCAAATCATTAATTCATTTGGACCTTTTATAGGAATCTGGGCATTCGTTTACGTGCTTTGGGATTACAGCATTATCGCCAGTTTGTTATTGTGTGTGTTGAATTCGTTTTTTCTGGTGAGAATATTTATCATCCAACACGATTGTGGTCATCAAACCTTTGTCAGTTCTAAAAATGCAAGGCACATCATTGGGTATATTTGCAGTTTGATGAGTTCGGTGCCCTACTTTTATTGGGCAAAATCACATCATTTCCACCACCAGAACAATGGCATGCTAGAAGTGAGGGACATTGGTGATATTGACACGCTCACTGTAGAAGAATTTTCCAAGTTATCGAAATTTAATCAATTCAAATACAAAGTGTACAGGTCACCACTTGTGATGTTTTTATTGGGTCCGATCTACTACATTTTTATACACAACAGGCTACCATTGGTCCAACTTAAAGAATTCAAAAAATACAATTTAAGCTTATATCTCAACAACCTTGTTCATGCTGCTTTTATTGTTTTGCTTTGTGTTTTACTTGAATGGCAAAAAGTATTGTTCATTCATTTTATTACTCTTTCTCTTTTTTCCATTATTGCCATCTGGTTTTTTTATATCCAACACCAGCACGAAGAAGGTTACAAGGAATGGAAAAATAGATGGGAGTTTATGTATGCAGCAATAAAAGGAAGCACTTATTATAAATTGCCGGGTATCATAAACTGGTTGACAGGCAATATTGCCATTCATCACATCCATCATCTAAATCCATCGATTCCCAACTATCATTTGAAAAAATGCCTTGACAGAATTCCATGGTTTACAAGCTTTACCACCCAGCTTGGATTTATTGAAAGTCTTAAATTGGCTTCCCATAAATTATGGGATGAAAATCAAAAAAGAATGATCAGTTTTAGGGAATACAATCAAATGGTTAGACTGGGGTTGGTCAAGATTTAA